A region of Mycolicibacterium brumae DNA encodes the following proteins:
- a CDS encoding sulfurtransferase, which translates to MPLPADPSPELAAYAHPERLVTPDWLSSHMGAEGLVIVESDEDTLLYDIGHIPGAVKIDWHTDLNDALVRDYIDGEQFAALMDSKGIGRDDTVVIYGDKSNWWAAYALWVFTLFGHPDVRLLDGGRDLWISDGRETALDVPARTSSGYPVVTRDDAPIRAYKDDVLAAIGSQTLIDVRSPQEYTGERTHMPDYPEEGALRGGHIPTAVSVPWARAAADNGKFRSRAELDEVYDFVIDDPDRPVIAYCRIGERSSHTWFVLTHLLGVPGVRNYDGSWTEWGNMVRTPIAAGEDPGTLPGARPE; encoded by the coding sequence GTGCCGCTTCCCGCAGATCCCAGCCCCGAGCTCGCCGCCTACGCCCATCCGGAACGCCTGGTCACCCCGGACTGGCTGTCCTCGCATATGGGCGCCGAGGGCCTGGTGATCGTCGAATCCGACGAGGACACCCTGCTGTATGACATCGGGCACATTCCGGGGGCGGTGAAGATCGACTGGCACACCGACCTCAATGACGCGCTGGTGCGCGACTACATCGACGGTGAGCAGTTCGCCGCGCTGATGGACAGCAAAGGCATCGGCCGCGACGACACCGTCGTCATCTACGGCGACAAGTCCAACTGGTGGGCGGCCTACGCGCTGTGGGTGTTCACCCTGTTCGGCCACCCCGACGTGCGCCTGCTCGACGGTGGGCGCGACCTCTGGATCTCCGACGGCCGGGAAACCGCTCTGGACGTGCCGGCGCGGACCAGCAGCGGCTACCCCGTCGTCACTCGCGATGACGCCCCGATCCGCGCCTACAAGGACGACGTGCTGGCCGCCATCGGATCGCAGACGCTGATCGATGTGCGCTCCCCGCAGGAGTACACCGGCGAGCGCACCCATATGCCCGACTACCCGGAGGAAGGCGCGCTGCGCGGCGGGCACATCCCGACCGCGGTGTCGGTGCCGTGGGCCCGCGCCGCCGCCGACAACGGCAAGTTCCGTTCCCGCGCCGAACTCGACGAGGTCTACGACTTCGTCATCGACGATCCCGACCGCCCGGTGATCGCCTACTGCCGGATCGGGGAACGCTCCAGCCACACCTGGTTCGTGCTCACCCACCTGCTCGGGGTTCCCGGCGTGCGCAACTACGACGGCTCCTGGACGGAGTGGGGAAACATGGTGCGGACGCCGATCGCCGCCGGTGAGGACCCGGGGACTTTGCCCGGCGCCAGGCCCGAGTGA
- a CDS encoding SufE family protein → MSTPAPLAEIIADFADVDGQDKLAMLLEFANDLPALPADLEEAAMEPVPECQSPLFLHVDASDPEQVRLYFSAPAEAPTTRGFAAILAAGLDGQPAADILAVPDDFYLELGLAKLISPLRTRGLSAMLHRIKRRIRAVVE, encoded by the coding sequence GTGAGCACGCCCGCCCCGCTGGCCGAGATCATCGCCGACTTCGCCGACGTGGACGGCCAGGACAAGCTGGCCATGCTGCTGGAATTCGCCAATGATCTGCCCGCGCTGCCGGCCGACCTCGAAGAGGCCGCGATGGAGCCGGTGCCGGAGTGCCAGTCGCCGCTGTTCCTGCACGTCGACGCGAGCGACCCCGAGCAGGTCCGGCTGTATTTCAGCGCTCCGGCGGAGGCGCCGACCACGCGCGGATTCGCGGCCATTCTGGCCGCCGGCCTGGACGGTCAGCCGGCCGCCGACATTCTCGCGGTGCCCGACGATTTCTATCTGGAGCTGGGCCTGGCGAAGCTGATCAGCCCGCTGCGCACCCGCGGCCTGTCGGCGATGTTGCATCGCATCAAACGCCGCATCCGGGCGGTCGTCGAATAG
- a CDS encoding acetyl/propionyl/methylcrotonyl-CoA carboxylase subunit alpha, with amino-acid sequence MPKPGNATISKVLVANRGEIAVRVIRAAKDAGLPSVAVYAEPDADAPHVKLADEAFALGGQTSAESYLDFGKLLDAAAKSGANAVHPGYGFLSENADFAQAVIDAGLIWIGPSPQSIRDLGDKVTARHIAARANAPLVPGTPDPVKDADEVVAFAQEHGVPIAIKAAFGGGGRGMKVARSIEEIPELYESATREAVAAFGRGECFVERYLDKPRHVEAQVIADQHGNVIVAGTRDCSLQRRFQKLVEEAPAPFLTEAQRTEIHESAKRICKEAGYYGAGTVEYLVGQDGLISFLEVNTRLQVEHPVTEETSGIDLVRQQFHIANGGVLEITEDPTPRGHSFEFRINGEDAGRGFLPAPGPVIKFDPPTGPGVRLDSGVESGSVVGGQFDSMLAKLIVTGATRTEALERSRRALAEFDIEGLATVIPFHRLVVSDPAFIGDENGFTVHTRWIETEWDNTVEPFTGGGANDEEEPEPRQTVVVEVGGRRVEVSLPADLVNGGPTHGAIRRKPKPRKRAAGGGAKASGDSVTAPMQGTVVKVAVEEGQQVAAGDLVVVLEAMKMENPVTAHKDGVITGLAVEAGAAITQGTVIAEIKD; translated from the coding sequence GTGCCCAAGCCCGGCAACGCGACCATTTCCAAGGTCCTGGTAGCCAACCGTGGAGAGATCGCCGTCCGGGTCATCCGGGCCGCCAAGGACGCGGGCCTGCCCAGCGTCGCGGTCTACGCCGAGCCCGACGCCGACGCGCCGCACGTCAAGCTCGCCGACGAGGCGTTCGCGCTGGGCGGGCAGACCTCGGCGGAGTCCTACCTGGACTTCGGCAAGCTGCTCGACGCCGCCGCGAAGTCCGGCGCCAACGCCGTCCACCCCGGTTACGGCTTCCTCTCCGAGAACGCCGACTTCGCCCAGGCCGTCATCGACGCCGGGCTGATCTGGATCGGACCGAGCCCGCAGTCCATCCGCGACCTCGGCGACAAGGTCACCGCCCGCCACATCGCCGCCCGCGCCAACGCCCCGCTGGTGCCCGGCACCCCCGACCCGGTCAAGGACGCCGACGAGGTCGTCGCGTTCGCCCAGGAGCACGGCGTGCCGATCGCCATCAAGGCCGCCTTCGGTGGCGGCGGCCGCGGCATGAAGGTCGCCCGCAGCATCGAGGAGATCCCCGAGCTGTACGAATCGGCCACCCGCGAGGCCGTGGCCGCGTTCGGCCGCGGCGAGTGCTTCGTCGAGCGCTACCTGGACAAGCCCCGCCACGTCGAGGCGCAGGTCATCGCCGACCAGCACGGCAACGTCATCGTCGCCGGCACCCGCGACTGCTCGCTGCAGCGCCGCTTCCAGAAGCTGGTCGAGGAGGCCCCCGCGCCGTTCCTGACCGAGGCGCAGCGCACCGAGATCCACGAGTCCGCCAAGCGGATCTGCAAGGAAGCCGGCTACTACGGCGCCGGCACGGTGGAATACCTCGTCGGCCAGGACGGGCTGATCTCGTTCCTCGAGGTCAACACCCGGCTGCAGGTGGAACACCCGGTCACCGAGGAGACCTCCGGGATCGACCTGGTCCGCCAGCAGTTCCACATCGCCAACGGCGGCGTGCTCGAGATCACCGAGGACCCGACCCCGCGCGGGCACTCCTTCGAGTTCCGGATCAACGGCGAGGACGCCGGTCGCGGCTTCCTGCCCGCCCCCGGCCCGGTCATCAAGTTCGACCCGCCGACCGGCCCCGGCGTCCGGCTGGATTCCGGTGTGGAGTCCGGCTCGGTGGTCGGCGGCCAGTTCGACTCCATGCTGGCCAAGCTGATCGTCACCGGCGCCACCCGCACCGAGGCGCTGGAGCGCTCCCGGCGCGCGCTGGCCGAGTTCGACATCGAAGGCCTGGCCACCGTCATCCCGTTCCACCGTCTGGTGGTCTCCGACCCGGCGTTCATCGGCGACGAGAACGGCTTCACCGTGCACACCCGGTGGATCGAGACCGAGTGGGACAACACCGTGGAGCCGTTCACCGGCGGTGGCGCCAACGACGAGGAAGAGCCCGAGCCGCGTCAGACCGTCGTGGTCGAGGTCGGCGGCCGCCGCGTCGAGGTCTCGCTGCCGGCCGACCTGGTCAACGGCGGGCCCACCCACGGCGCGATCCGCCGCAAGCCCAAGCCGCGCAAGCGCGCCGCCGGCGGCGGCGCGAAGGCCTCCGGCGACTCGGTGACCGCCCCGATGCAGGGCACCGTGGTCAAGGTGGCGGTCGAGGAGGGCCAGCAGGTGGCCGCCGGCGATCTGGTCGTGGTGCTCGAAGCCATGAAGATGGAGAACCCGGTGACCGCGCACAAGGACGGTGTCATCACCGGCCTGGCGGTCGAAGCCGGCGCGGCCATCACCCAGGGCACCGTGATCGCCGAGATCAAGGACTAG
- a CDS encoding malate dehydrogenase — protein sequence MTRPQIVTVTGAAGQIGYAALFRIAAGAMLGHHTPVVLRLLELPAAVRAAEGVVMELDDCSFPLLAGMEIYDDPVRAFDGVDVALLVGAKPRSKGMERADLLGANAEIFATAGKALNAGAGADVRVLVVGNPANTNALVTSRHAPDIPAERFTALTRLDHNRAVAALSRHTGVPVTDVDRITIWGNHSPTQYPDIFHARVGGRSGADYAADTTWLTEDFIPTVAKRGTAIIEARGASSAASAANGAIDHIDDWVHGTDGDNWTSVALPSPGAYGVEEGLVCSFPCRSVDGRWQIVEGLDVNEFSRQRIDASVAELRAERDAVAALGLL from the coding sequence ATGACCCGACCGCAGATCGTCACCGTCACCGGCGCCGCCGGCCAGATCGGCTACGCGGCCCTGTTCCGCATCGCCGCCGGCGCGATGCTCGGCCACCACACCCCCGTGGTGCTGCGGCTGCTGGAGCTGCCGGCCGCGGTGCGCGCGGCCGAGGGCGTGGTGATGGAGCTCGACGACTGCTCGTTCCCGCTGCTGGCCGGCATGGAGATCTACGACGACCCGGTGCGCGCCTTCGACGGCGTCGACGTCGCGCTGCTGGTGGGCGCCAAACCGCGCAGCAAGGGCATGGAGCGCGCCGACCTGCTCGGCGCGAACGCCGAGATCTTCGCGACCGCCGGCAAGGCGCTGAACGCGGGCGCCGGCGCAGACGTGCGGGTGCTGGTGGTCGGCAACCCGGCGAACACCAACGCGCTGGTCACCTCCCGGCACGCCCCCGACATCCCCGCCGAGCGGTTCACCGCGCTGACCCGGCTGGACCACAACCGGGCCGTCGCGGCGCTGTCCCGGCACACCGGCGTCCCGGTCACCGACGTGGACCGGATCACCATCTGGGGCAACCACTCCCCGACCCAGTACCCGGACATCTTCCACGCCCGGGTGGGTGGGCGCTCCGGCGCGGACTACGCCGCCGACACCACCTGGCTGACCGAGGATTTCATCCCGACGGTCGCCAAGCGCGGCACCGCCATCATCGAGGCCCGCGGCGCGAGCTCGGCGGCCTCGGCCGCCAACGGCGCCATCGACCACATCGACGACTGGGTGCACGGCACCGACGGCGACAACTGGACCTCGGTGGCGCTGCCGTCCCCCGGAGCGTACGGCGTGGAGGAGGGCTTGGTCTGCTCGTTCCCGTGCCGGTCGGTCGACGGCCGCTGGCAGATCGTGGAGGGCCTGGACGTCAACGAGTTCTCCCGGCAGCGCATCGACGCCTCGGTCGCCGAGCTCCGCGCCGAGCGCGACGCCGTCGCGGCGCTGGGGCTGCTGTAG
- a CDS encoding PASTA domain-containing protein — protein sequence MRRTASLTASALVSLALAVGVAPAALADDGEGDGAITMPDLTGDSLAAAQSTMADIGLPLDSINITGYPQKQRAANLWKVCSQLPKAGTELSADSYAAVGVVRKGEDCGG from the coding sequence ATGAGAAGAACCGCCAGCCTGACCGCCTCGGCCCTGGTGTCGCTGGCGCTCGCGGTGGGCGTCGCCCCGGCGGCGCTCGCCGACGACGGCGAGGGCGACGGCGCGATCACCATGCCGGATCTGACCGGCGACTCGCTGGCCGCCGCGCAGTCCACCATGGCCGATATCGGCCTGCCGCTGGACTCGATCAATATCACCGGTTACCCGCAGAAACAGCGGGCCGCCAACCTGTGGAAGGTCTGCTCGCAGCTGCCGAAGGCCGGCACCGAGTTGAGCGCGGACAGTTACGCCGCCGTCGGCGTGGTCCGCAAGGGCGAGGACTGCGGAGGCTAG
- a CDS encoding restriction endonuclease: MRITTAALTGLLAGAATAISGASPTLSVAAAVLTPLTLAIGPRLTAGIATGLRTPGRGERSVTAQMTGTEFEDHVAHIARSCGAPVIMTPLSGDWGVDLIIGRRPNRIAVQCKRYSRPVGPGAVQEVVAGAPMQDCAHTMVVTNTAFTPAARKLAERHGTILVGGDELPQLRRIITGLRTNR, from the coding sequence ATGCGAATCACGACGGCGGCGCTGACCGGCCTGCTGGCCGGCGCGGCGACGGCGATCTCCGGCGCGTCCCCGACCCTGAGCGTGGCCGCCGCGGTGCTCACCCCACTCACCCTGGCGATCGGGCCGCGGTTGACCGCCGGCATCGCGACCGGATTGCGCACCCCGGGCCGCGGCGAGCGTTCGGTGACCGCGCAGATGACGGGAACGGAGTTCGAGGACCACGTCGCCCACATCGCGCGCAGCTGCGGGGCGCCGGTGATCATGACTCCGTTGTCCGGGGATTGGGGCGTCGATCTGATCATCGGGCGCCGGCCGAACCGGATCGCGGTGCAGTGCAAGCGCTACTCCCGGCCGGTGGGGCCCGGTGCGGTTCAGGAGGTGGTCGCCGGCGCCCCGATGCAGGATTGCGCGCACACCATGGTGGTGACCAACACCGCTTTCACCCCGGCCGCCCGCAAACTCGCCGAGCGGCACGGCACCATCCTGGTGGGCGGTGATGAGCTGCCACAGTTGAGACGGATCATCACTGGACTCAGGACCAATCGGTGA
- a CDS encoding FeoA family protein: MSEKPLLVEMTLAQLPVGVSARIVGLAPGAPEDVTTRLRHLGFRAGNLVEARRKAPLNDPVMYRLLGYDMCLRAHEARYIAVVGLK, from the coding sequence ATGTCAGAGAAACCCCTACTGGTCGAAATGACCCTGGCCCAGCTGCCGGTCGGCGTCAGCGCGCGCATCGTGGGACTGGCGCCCGGCGCGCCCGAGGACGTGACCACCCGGCTGCGCCACCTCGGCTTCCGGGCCGGCAACCTCGTCGAAGCGCGCCGGAAGGCGCCGCTGAACGACCCGGTGATGTACCGCCTGCTCGGCTACGACATGTGCCTGCGCGCGCATGAGGCTCGCTACATCGCGGTTGTGGGGCTGAAATGA
- the feoB gene encoding ferrous iron transporter B: MTAPCHGSGAVVEPPKGLNRIALVGSPNAGKTSVFNNLTGMRARTGNYPGVTVTRTLGVARCKGADGNTVEVSIEDLPGAYSLHPVSPDEQIVADVLHGKIAGIEAPDAMAVVVDVTVLERSMSLVAQVLALGKPTMVILTMIDELAARGGHIDVDGFSSALGVPVVAVVGSRGKGFGPLREKLAAPGQWQTAPVAPPRDDDEFNAWITSVLDAAKYRAPEPDSRSARIDKLLLHPVFGTLTFFVVMFLFFQVIFTVAAPLQDLVEVGIGWIGEAVGGLIPNDMIAGLVQDGIIGGVGAVLVFIPQITLMFLLIAILENVGYMSRAAFLVDRIMSITGLEGRAFVAMLSSVACAVPGIMATRTLPSSRDRIATSMGAPLMTCSARLPVYILLIGLLVDDTAKFGPFSMQGAAMFGMYILGGVSAMVAAAIFKSRVLGGELLPFYMEMPPYRFPAIKSVLLTMWDATKAFLRRAGTIILATTIILWFLLNLPTRTAEIVGMDEEQASAYVLDNSWAASIGKFIAPVFEPLGFDWRIAVGLIGAMAAREVFVSTMGQIFAAVDPEDPSTQLANAVWLDGPMAGTPLFTTATVVALLIFFAYALLCMSTVATIRRETNSWRWPLVAFTYMLVLAWVAAFAARHITLFFTG, encoded by the coding sequence ATGACCGCGCCGTGCCACGGGTCCGGCGCCGTCGTCGAACCCCCCAAAGGCCTGAATCGGATCGCCCTGGTCGGCAGCCCGAACGCCGGTAAGACCAGCGTGTTCAACAATCTGACCGGAATGCGCGCCCGGACCGGCAACTACCCGGGCGTCACCGTCACCCGCACCCTCGGCGTGGCCCGCTGCAAGGGCGCCGACGGCAACACCGTCGAGGTGTCCATCGAAGACCTGCCGGGCGCCTACAGCCTGCACCCGGTCAGCCCCGACGAGCAGATCGTCGCCGACGTGCTGCACGGCAAGATCGCCGGCATCGAGGCCCCGGACGCGATGGCCGTCGTCGTCGACGTCACGGTGCTGGAGCGGTCGATGTCGCTGGTCGCGCAGGTGCTCGCGCTCGGCAAACCGACCATGGTGATCCTGACCATGATCGACGAGCTCGCCGCCCGCGGCGGCCACATCGACGTCGACGGCTTCTCCAGCGCGCTGGGGGTGCCGGTGGTGGCGGTGGTCGGCAGCCGCGGCAAGGGCTTCGGCCCGCTGCGGGAGAAGCTCGCCGCGCCCGGCCAGTGGCAGACCGCGCCGGTCGCCCCGCCGCGGGACGACGACGAATTCAACGCCTGGATCACCTCGGTGCTCGACGCCGCGAAATACCGCGCGCCCGAACCGGATTCGCGCAGCGCCCGGATCGACAAGCTGCTGCTGCACCCGGTGTTCGGAACGCTGACCTTCTTCGTGGTGATGTTCCTGTTCTTCCAGGTCATCTTCACCGTCGCCGCGCCGCTGCAGGACCTCGTCGAAGTCGGGATCGGCTGGATCGGCGAAGCCGTGGGCGGGCTGATCCCGAACGACATGATCGCCGGGCTGGTCCAGGACGGCATCATCGGCGGCGTCGGCGCGGTGCTGGTGTTCATCCCGCAGATCACCCTGATGTTCCTGCTGATCGCGATCCTGGAGAACGTCGGCTACATGTCGCGGGCCGCGTTCCTGGTCGACCGGATCATGTCCATCACCGGCCTGGAGGGCCGCGCGTTCGTGGCCATGCTGTCCTCGGTGGCCTGCGCAGTGCCCGGCATCATGGCCACCCGCACCCTGCCGTCGTCGCGGGACCGGATCGCCACCTCCATGGGCGCGCCGCTGATGACCTGCTCGGCGCGCCTTCCGGTCTACATTCTGCTGATCGGCCTGCTGGTCGACGACACCGCCAAATTCGGCCCGTTCTCCATGCAGGGCGCGGCGATGTTCGGCATGTACATCCTCGGCGGGGTGTCGGCGATGGTGGCCGCGGCGATCTTCAAATCGCGGGTGCTCGGCGGCGAACTGCTGCCGTTCTACATGGAGATGCCGCCCTACCGCTTCCCGGCCATCAAGTCGGTGCTGCTGACCATGTGGGACGCCACCAAGGCGTTCCTGCGTCGCGCCGGCACCATCATCCTGGCGACCACCATCATCCTGTGGTTCCTGCTGAACCTGCCGACCCGCACCGCCGAGATCGTCGGCATGGACGAGGAACAGGCCTCGGCCTACGTGCTGGACAACTCCTGGGCCGCCAGCATCGGCAAGTTCATCGCGCCCGTCTTTGAGCCGCTGGGCTTCGACTGGCGCATCGCGGTCGGGCTGATCGGCGCGATGGCCGCCCGTGAGGTGTTCGTGTCCACCATGGGCCAGATCTTCGCTGCCGTCGACCCCGAGGATCCGTCCACCCAGCTGGCCAACGCGGTCTGGCTGGACGGGCCGATGGCCGGGACGCCGCTGTTCACCACCGCGACGGTGGTCGCGCTGCTGATCTTCTTCGCCTACGCGCTGCTGTGCATGTCGACGGTGGCGACCATCCGGCGCGAGACGAATTCCTGGCGCTGGCCGCTGGTGGCGTTCACCTACATGCTGGTGCTGGCCTGGGTGGCGGCCTTCGCCGCCCGGCACATCACCTTGTTCTTCACCGGATGA
- a CDS encoding NifU family protein, whose product MTAVALHPQSSGDPRMLRWVTSSQLPAALPALDQLVEQGVLDRGEIGPGEIRTWLADGRSWADAGPVVRTALFTALRDLPPTAELAPAELRRRVVELIERDVEPYAASHGGGITVESIDDGVLTVSMSGACKGCALGHKTLDDLVRETVTAHFPQITTVRATNPKRSWLSLGMPSRRGSGR is encoded by the coding sequence ATGACCGCCGTCGCACTGCACCCGCAGTCCTCCGGGGATCCCCGGATGCTGCGCTGGGTCACCTCGTCGCAGCTGCCGGCCGCGCTGCCCGCGCTGGACCAACTGGTCGAGCAGGGAGTGTTGGACCGCGGCGAGATCGGCCCCGGGGAGATCCGCACCTGGCTGGCCGACGGCCGGTCCTGGGCGGACGCCGGGCCGGTGGTGCGCACCGCGCTGTTCACCGCGCTGCGCGACCTGCCGCCGACCGCGGAACTGGCCCCGGCGGAACTGCGACGGCGCGTCGTCGAACTGATCGAGCGCGATGTCGAACCGTACGCCGCCTCGCACGGCGGGGGCATCACCGTGGAGTCCATCGACGACGGGGTGCTGACGGTGTCGATGTCCGGCGCGTGCAAGGGCTGCGCGCTGGGCCACAAAACCCTCGACGACCTGGTCCGAGAGACCGTGACCGCGCACTTCCCACAGATCACCACTGTGCGGGCCACCAACCCCAAGCGGTCCTGGTTGTCGCTGGGCATGCCGTCCCGGCGCGGATCCGGTCGATGA